Proteins encoded by one window of Planktothrix tepida PCC 9214:
- a CDS encoding putative bifunctional diguanylate cyclase/phosphodiesterase, whose product MKLIDQQLKLNESDLNSLWVLGTKFFKSFMILLGLVQTTVKAKIELFLADHLRANNFSTFLGSHHLKQALKRSYKELSDFKFALDQSSIVAITDARGCITYANDKFCEISKYSREELIGKNHRFVNSGYHSKHFFKTLWSTIQSGKIWRGEIRNQAKDGTYYWVDTTIIPFLNDNGKPYQYIAIRNDITERKKAEYQLLYDVFHDRLTGLGNRSLLINEIEKSIEQVQKYPEELFAVLFLDLDRFKVVNDSLGRIVGDQLLMAFSHLLQSLVCYPNIVARLGGDEFAILLKSIQSPLEAIDLAKHINHILTNPFEIGGSQVFKTTSIGIVLGTTHYHQAENVLRDADIAMHQAKEKGKGCLEIFDKEIHDKALFKMQLEIELRQALMKQEFVVYYQPIINLKTGKITGFEALVRWQHPQRGMISPAEFIPLAEETGLIVPIGNWVLQQACQQLQKWQILRDGENSIYPLTLNVNFSAQQFNLSNVIEIVETIVNQTQISLWDLKIELTESVLMDNNTTLEGLAQLKSYHIGLSIDDFGTGYSSLSYLHRFPLDTLKIDRSFIQNIGERGRETEIVLAIISLAHNLGMDVVAEGVETEEQLNQLRLFNCEYGQGYLFSKPLSSEATEALLRSNPQW is encoded by the coding sequence ATGAAACTAATTGATCAACAGCTAAAATTGAATGAGTCAGACTTAAACTCACTCTGGGTATTAGGGACAAAATTTTTTAAGTCCTTTATGATTCTGCTTGGTTTAGTTCAGACTACAGTGAAAGCCAAAATCGAGTTATTTCTAGCTGATCATTTAAGAGCCAATAACTTTTCTACCTTTTTGGGAAGTCATCATTTAAAACAAGCCTTAAAACGGTCTTATAAAGAATTATCTGACTTTAAATTTGCCTTAGATCAATCTTCAATTGTTGCTATTACAGATGCTCGTGGCTGTATTACTTATGCTAATGATAAATTTTGTGAAATTTCTAAATATTCCCGAGAAGAATTGATCGGAAAAAATCATAGATTTGTCAATTCCGGTTATCATTCTAAACATTTTTTTAAAACCCTGTGGTCAACCATTCAATCTGGCAAAATCTGGCGAGGTGAAATTCGGAATCAAGCAAAAGATGGAACTTATTATTGGGTAGATACGACCATTATTCCGTTTTTAAATGATAACGGAAAACCTTATCAATATATTGCCATTCGTAATGATATTACCGAGCGCAAGAAGGCAGAATATCAGCTGTTATATGATGTTTTTCATGATCGATTAACTGGACTAGGCAATCGCAGCTTATTGATTAATGAAATTGAGAAATCTATTGAGCAAGTTCAAAAATATCCAGAAGAGTTATTTGCGGTACTTTTTTTAGACTTAGATCGCTTTAAAGTTGTTAATGATAGCTTAGGACGAATTGTAGGCGATCAATTACTCATGGCATTTTCTCATTTATTGCAATCTTTAGTCTGTTATCCAAATATTGTTGCTCGTTTAGGAGGAGATGAATTTGCAATTTTACTCAAATCGATTCAATCTCCCCTAGAAGCTATTGATCTAGCTAAACATATTAATCACATCTTAACGAACCCCTTTGAAATTGGGGGATCTCAAGTTTTTAAAACCACAAGTATTGGTATTGTTTTAGGAACAACCCATTATCATCAAGCGGAAAATGTTCTCAGAGATGCAGATATTGCTATGCACCAAGCTAAAGAAAAAGGTAAGGGATGTTTAGAAATATTTGATAAAGAAATTCATGATAAAGCGTTGTTTAAGATGCAGCTAGAAATCGAACTGCGTCAAGCTTTAATGAAACAAGAATTTGTGGTTTATTACCAACCTATTATTAATTTAAAAACCGGAAAAATTACCGGATTTGAAGCCTTAGTTCGTTGGCAACATCCCCAGCGTGGGATGATTTCTCCGGCTGAATTTATTCCCTTAGCGGAAGAAACCGGATTAATTGTTCCGATTGGAAATTGGGTGTTACAACAAGCTTGCCAACAATTGCAAAAGTGGCAAATTTTAAGAGATGGGGAAAATTCTATCTATCCTCTAACTTTAAATGTTAATTTTTCAGCCCAGCAATTTAATTTATCCAATGTCATCGAGATTGTCGAAACAATTGTGAATCAAACTCAGATTTCTCTATGGGATTTAAAAATAGAATTAACGGAAAGTGTTTTGATGGATAATAATACAACTTTGGAAGGACTTGCTCAACTGAAATCCTATCACATTGGCTTGAGTATTGATGATTTTGGGACGGGTTATTCTTCTCTCAGCTATTTGCATCGTTTTCCCTTAGATACCTTAAAAATTGATCGTTCCTTTATTCAAAATATTGGGGAACGGGGTCGGGAAACAGAGATTGTTTTAGCAATTATTAGTTTAGCCCATAATTTGGGAATGGATGTTGTCGCTGAAGGCGTTGAAACTGAAGAACAATTGAATCAACTGCGACTGTTTAATTGTGAATATGGCCAGGGTTATTTATTCTCTAAACCCCTCAGTTCAGAAGCCACGGAAGCTTTGTTACGTTCTAATCCTCAATGGTAG
- a CDS encoding YbjQ family protein: protein MILTTTSTLQGKEIIEYYGVVSGEAILGANIIRDFFAGIRDIVGGRAAAYEQSLREAKDLAMLEMIEEAKALGANGIIGIDLDYETVSEGMLMVAASGTAVKWI, encoded by the coding sequence ATGATTCTAACCACCACTAGCACATTACAGGGTAAAGAAATTATTGAATATTATGGCGTCGTGAGTGGAGAAGCCATTTTAGGGGCTAATATTATCCGCGATTTTTTTGCCGGAATTCGGGATATTGTAGGCGGACGCGCAGCAGCTTATGAACAATCTCTGCGAGAAGCAAAAGATCTGGCAATGTTAGAAATGATTGAAGAAGCCAAAGCACTAGGGGCAAATGGAATTATTGGGATTGATCTTGATTATGAAACCGTGAGTGAGGGAATGTTAATGGTAGCCGCGAGTGGTACGGCTGTTAAATGGATTTAA
- the psaB gene encoding photosystem I core protein PsaB: MATKFPKFSQDLAQDPTTRRIWYGIATAHDFETHDGMTEENLYQKIFASHFGHLAIIFLWTSGSLFHVAWQGNFEQWVKDPLNIRPIAHAIWDPQFGKPAVEAFTQAGASNPVDIAYSGVYHWWYTIGMRSNGDLYQGSIFLLILAAIFLFAGWLHLQPKYRPSLSWFKNAESRLNHHLAGLFGVSSLAWTGHLVHVAIPESRGQHVGWDNFLSTLPHPAGLAPFFTGNWGVYAQNPDTAGHIFGTSTGSGTAILTFLGGFHPQTESLWLTDMAHHHLAIAVLFIIAGHMYRTNFGIGHSIKEMMNSKDPLFGFKNEGPFNLPHQGLYDTMNNSLHFQLAFALAALGVITSVVAQHMYAMPPYAFIAKDYTTMAALYTHHQYIAGFLMVGAFAHGAIFLVRDYDSEQNKGNVLDRMLQHKEALISHLSWVSLFLGFHTLGLYVHNDVVVAFGTPEKQILIEPVFAQFVQASSGKVLYGMDVLLSNANSIATTAWPNYGNVWLPGWLEAINSGSNSLFLTIGPGDFLVHHAIALGLHTTTLILVKGALDARGSKLMPDKKDFGYAFPCDGPGRGGTCDISAWDAFYLSMFWMLNTIGWTTFYWHWKHLGVWQGNVAQFNESSTYLMGWFRDYLWLNSAQLINGYNPYGTNNLSVWSWMFLLGHLVWATGFMFLISWRGYWQELIETIVWAHERTPLANLVRWKDKPVALSIVQARVVGLAHFTVGYIITYAAFLIASTAGKFG; encoded by the coding sequence ATGGCAACTAAATTCCCCAAATTTAGCCAGGACTTGGCCCAAGACCCGACAACACGTCGGATTTGGTATGGGATTGCCACAGCCCATGATTTCGAGACCCATGATGGCATGACAGAGGAAAATCTTTACCAAAAGATTTTTGCCTCCCACTTCGGTCACCTCGCTATCATCTTCCTCTGGACTTCAGGCAGCCTATTCCATGTCGCTTGGCAAGGTAATTTTGAACAATGGGTCAAAGATCCTTTAAATATTCGCCCCATTGCTCACGCCATTTGGGATCCCCAATTTGGCAAACCGGCGGTAGAAGCCTTTACCCAAGCGGGTGCTTCTAACCCAGTTGATATCGCTTACTCTGGGGTGTATCACTGGTGGTACACCATTGGGATGCGGTCAAATGGTGACCTGTATCAAGGGTCTATCTTCCTGTTGATTCTGGCTGCAATCTTCCTGTTCGCAGGTTGGCTCCACCTTCAACCCAAGTATCGTCCCAGTTTGTCCTGGTTCAAGAATGCTGAATCTCGTTTGAACCACCACTTGGCAGGTCTGTTCGGGGTTAGTTCCCTGGCTTGGACAGGTCACTTGGTTCACGTTGCCATTCCTGAATCTCGCGGACAGCACGTGGGTTGGGATAACTTCCTCAGCACTCTGCCCCACCCGGCTGGTCTGGCTCCCTTCTTCACAGGCAACTGGGGTGTATATGCCCAGAACCCAGATACCGCAGGGCACATTTTCGGAACCTCTACAGGTTCTGGAACCGCAATCCTGACCTTCTTAGGTGGCTTCCATCCTCAAACCGAGTCTCTCTGGTTGACGGATATGGCTCACCACCATCTGGCGATCGCAGTGTTGTTCATCATTGCAGGCCATATGTACCGGACAAACTTTGGAATTGGTCATAGCATCAAAGAAATGATGAATTCCAAAGATCCTTTGTTCGGGTTCAAAAATGAAGGGCCGTTCAACCTGCCACACCAAGGGTTGTACGACACAATGAACAACTCTCTGCACTTCCAGTTAGCATTTGCTCTGGCGGCGCTGGGTGTGATCACCTCTGTGGTGGCACAGCATATGTATGCGATGCCCCCCTACGCCTTCATCGCTAAGGATTACACCACGATGGCGGCGCTGTACACCCACCACCAATATATTGCTGGGTTCTTAATGGTCGGAGCTTTCGCTCACGGGGCAATCTTCCTGGTGCGCGACTATGATTCTGAACAAAACAAAGGCAATGTGTTGGATCGGATGTTACAGCACAAAGAGGCCCTCATCTCTCACTTAAGCTGGGTGTCTCTGTTCCTCGGTTTCCACACTCTGGGCTTATATGTCCATAACGATGTTGTGGTTGCTTTTGGAACTCCTGAAAAGCAAATTCTGATTGAACCGGTTTTTGCTCAATTCGTTCAAGCGTCTTCCGGTAAAGTGCTGTATGGAATGGATGTTTTACTGTCCAACGCCAACAGCATCGCCACCACCGCTTGGCCCAACTACGGTAACGTTTGGTTGCCCGGTTGGTTAGAAGCTATCAACTCGGGTAGCAACTCCTTATTCCTGACGATTGGCCCTGGGGACTTCTTAGTTCACCATGCGATCGCTCTGGGTCTGCACACCACCACCCTGATTCTTGTCAAAGGTGCGTTGGATGCTCGTGGCTCTAAGCTGATGCCCGACAAGAAAGACTTCGGCTATGCCTTCCCTTGCGATGGCCCTGGCCGTGGCGGTACTTGCGACATCTCTGCTTGGGACGCTTTCTACCTCTCCATGTTCTGGATGCTGAATACCATTGGTTGGACAACCTTCTACTGGCACTGGAAGCATCTGGGCGTTTGGCAAGGAAACGTTGCTCAGTTCAACGAATCCTCTACCTACCTGATGGGCTGGTTCCGTGACTATTTGTGGCTGAACTCGGCTCAGTTAATTAACGGCTACAACCCCTACGGAACGAATAACCTGTCGGTCTGGTCTTGGATGTTCTTATTAGGACACCTGGTTTGGGCAACTGGATTTATGTTCCTGATCTCTTGGCGGGGTTACTGGCAAGAGTTAATCGAAACGATTGTCTGGGCACATGAGCGCACTCCTCTGGCGAACTTAGTTCGTTGGAAAGATAAACCGGTTGCTCTGTCTATCGTTCAAGCTCGTGTGGTTGGTTTAGCTCACTTCACCGTTGGCTATATCATTACCTACGCAGCCTTCCTAATTGCCTCGACTGCGGGTAAGTTCGGTTGA
- the psaA gene encoding photosystem I core protein PsaA, which yields MTISPPEREAKVKVTVSNDPVPTSFERWSKPGHFRRDLAKGPSTTTWIWNLHADAHDFDSHTSDLEDISRKIFSAHFGHLAVIFIWLSGAYFHGAKFSNYEAWLANPTGIKPSAQVVWPIFGQEILNGDVGGGFHGIQITSGLFQLWRASGFTNTFQLYCTAIGALVMAGLMLFAGWFHYHKRAPKLEWFQNVESMMNHHLAGLLGLGSLGWAGHQIHVSLPVNKLLDAGVAAKDIPLPHEFILNPNLMAELYPSFKEGLTPFFTLNWGVYADFLTFKGGLNPQTGGLWLSDTAHHHLALAVLFIIAGHMYRTNWGIGHSMKEILEAHKGPFTGEGHKGLYEILTTSWHAQLAINLALMGSLSIIVAHHMYSMPPYPYIATDYPTQLSLFTHHVWIGGFLIVGAGAHAAIFMVRDYVPANNVNNLLDRVLRHRDAIISHLNWVCIFLGFHSFGLYVHNDTMRAFGRPQDMFSDTGIQLQPVFAQWIQHIHALAPGSTAPHALASVSPVFGGDVVAVGGKVAMMPIVLGTADFMVHHIHAFTIHVTVLILLKGVLFARSSRLIPDKSELGFRFPCDGPGRGGTCQVSGWDHVFLGLFWMYNSLSIVIFHFSWKMQSDVWGTVGADGTISHITNGNFAQSAITINGWLRDFLWAQAAQVITSYGSALSAYGLLFLGAHFVWAFSLMFLFSGRGYWQELIESIVWAHNKLKVAPSIQPRALSITQGRAVGVAHYLLGGIATTWAFFLARIISVG from the coding sequence ATGACAATCAGTCCTCCAGAGCGTGAGGCAAAAGTAAAAGTTACGGTTAGCAACGATCCGGTTCCTACCTCTTTTGAAAGATGGTCTAAACCTGGACATTTCCGCCGTGACTTAGCCAAAGGGCCAAGTACAACCACTTGGATTTGGAACCTCCACGCCGACGCTCACGACTTCGATAGTCATACCAGCGATTTAGAAGATATTTCGCGTAAAATCTTTAGCGCCCATTTCGGCCATTTAGCCGTGATCTTTATCTGGTTAAGTGGCGCCTACTTCCACGGTGCTAAGTTTTCAAACTACGAAGCTTGGCTGGCTAACCCTACGGGGATTAAGCCCAGCGCTCAAGTTGTATGGCCAATTTTCGGCCAAGAAATTTTAAACGGTGATGTGGGCGGTGGCTTCCACGGAATTCAGATTACCTCTGGATTATTCCAACTGTGGCGAGCTTCTGGTTTTACCAACACATTCCAGCTTTACTGCACCGCTATTGGTGCGCTGGTAATGGCAGGTTTGATGCTGTTTGCTGGTTGGTTCCACTATCACAAACGCGCTCCCAAACTGGAATGGTTCCAGAATGTGGAGTCGATGATGAACCACCACTTAGCTGGTCTGTTGGGTCTGGGTTCCTTGGGATGGGCAGGACATCAAATTCATGTGTCCTTACCCGTGAACAAACTGCTGGATGCGGGAGTGGCGGCGAAGGATATTCCTTTACCCCATGAATTCATCCTCAACCCCAACCTGATGGCAGAACTGTATCCCAGCTTTAAAGAAGGATTAACTCCTTTCTTTACCTTGAATTGGGGAGTCTATGCTGACTTCTTAACCTTCAAAGGGGGATTAAACCCACAAACAGGCGGTCTGTGGTTATCTGATACCGCACACCATCACCTGGCGCTGGCAGTCCTGTTCATCATTGCTGGCCATATGTACCGGACAAACTGGGGCATTGGTCACAGCATGAAGGAAATCTTAGAAGCCCATAAAGGCCCCTTCACTGGAGAAGGCCACAAAGGACTCTACGAAATCCTGACCACCTCTTGGCACGCTCAGTTGGCGATTAACCTCGCATTGATGGGTTCTTTGAGCATCATTGTGGCTCACCACATGTACTCAATGCCTCCCTATCCTTACATTGCGACGGATTACCCCACGCAGTTGTCTCTGTTCACGCATCATGTGTGGATTGGTGGCTTCCTGATTGTGGGTGCGGGCGCTCACGCTGCCATCTTTATGGTGCGCGATTACGTTCCGGCTAACAATGTCAACAACTTGCTCGATCGTGTGCTTCGTCACCGCGATGCAATTATCTCCCACCTGAACTGGGTCTGTATCTTCTTGGGCTTCCACAGCTTCGGCTTGTACGTCCATAACGACACCATGCGGGCGTTTGGTCGTCCCCAAGATATGTTCTCCGATACAGGCATTCAACTCCAACCTGTGTTTGCCCAATGGATTCAACACATTCATGCTTTAGCACCCGGTAGCACTGCTCCCCATGCTTTAGCCAGTGTAAGTCCAGTGTTCGGCGGCGATGTTGTTGCCGTCGGTGGCAAAGTGGCAATGATGCCCATCGTGTTAGGTACGGCGGACTTCATGGTTCACCATATCCATGCCTTCACGATTCACGTTACGGTTTTAATTCTGCTTAAAGGCGTTTTATTCGCCCGTAGCTCTCGCCTGATTCCCGATAAGAGTGAATTAGGTTTCCGCTTCCCGTGTGACGGCCCGGGTCGGGGTGGTACTTGCCAAGTTTCTGGCTGGGATCACGTTTTCCTCGGTCTGTTCTGGATGTACAACTCTCTCTCCATCGTGATTTTCCACTTTAGCTGGAAGATGCAATCCGATGTGTGGGGAACAGTTGGTGCGGACGGCACTATTTCTCACATCACCAATGGCAACTTTGCCCAAAGCGCCATTACGATTAATGGATGGCTGCGTGATTTCCTGTGGGCGCAAGCTGCTCAGGTGATCACTTCCTATGGGTCAGCCCTTTCTGCCTACGGTCTGTTGTTCTTGGGTGCCCACTTCGTCTGGGCGTTCAGCTTAATGTTCCTGTTCAGTGGCCGTGGCTACTGGCAAGAATTGATTGAGTCCATTGTTTGGGCTCATAATAAGCTGAAAGTAGCCCCATCAATTCAACCTCGTGCTCTGAGTATTACTCAAGGTCGTGCGGTTGGTGTAGCTCACTACCTCTTAGGAGGAATTGCTACAACCTGGGCATTCTTCCTAGCCCGAATTATTTCAGTAGGATGA